In the genome of Mugil cephalus isolate CIBA_MC_2020 chromosome 21, CIBA_Mcephalus_1.1, whole genome shotgun sequence, one region contains:
- the col10a1b gene encoding collagen alpha-1(X) chain yields MDLRVTSLLFVLIALAEATPERYYHVPKVAKTPYPVKSHTVAGEQGPPGPPGEPGPMGPPGAPGKSGVGHTGPQGPPGPPGPPGYTQAGKPGAPGAPGKPGANGLPGERGAPGPSGAMGPRGAPGTPGIPGPAGLSSVGKPGPSGIPGAMGPRGEPGLKGHPGIPGLPGAKGERGIGVPGVQGPPGAVGPMGPSGMPGKPGVGKPGTPGYPGEPGKSGAPGRDGSPGPMGIPGPKGHTGAPGTGAPGKPGQNGTPGLPGPMGAKGPQGPAGQPGSPGMPGVGKTGEPGIPGSRGAPGTPGTTGQKGEPGPTGYTGQPGAPGPIGPAGPQGARGFQGEGGPVGPKGDIGMVGAPGPRGTKGDQGAQGFTGKPGTPGAVGPPGLPGHNGAQGPKGVQGHPGTPGLPGANGAQGLKGHTGPPGAPGKSGESGRPGPMGPVGPPGPAGPQGLKGHPGHPGPPGPAGLTAKGISGPQGPPGIPGARGHDGLPGPAGPPGPPGPPGEVIYHHEKSMPIKSHEVVMPHEMIKAPMSAFSAVLTTAYPPAAIPIQFNQVLYNGENHYDPHSGVFTCQIPGLYYFSYHMHVNGANALVALYKNEEPLVFTYDEYNKGFLDQMSGSAVLMLHAGDRVFVQVPDEESNGIFAADNVHCSFSGFLIAST; encoded by the exons ATGGACTTGAGGGTAACAAGCCTTCTCTTCGTCCTCATAGCTCTGGCAGAGGCAACACCTGAGAGATACTACCATGTGCCAAAAGTGGCCAAGACTCCATACCCCGTAAAAAGTCACA CTGTTGCAGGTGAACAAGGTCCCCCAGGCCCTCCAGGTGAGCCAGGACCAATGGGTCCACCCGGAGCTCCAGGAAAAAGTGGTGTAGGACATACTGGACCACAGGGCCCACCAGGACCTCCTGGACCCCCTGGCTACACTCAAGCTGGTAAACCTGGTGCCCCTGGTGCCCCTGGAAAACCAGGTGCTAATGGCCTGCCTGGTGAGAGAGGGGCACCTGGCCCAAGTGGAGCAATGGGTCCCAGAGGTGCACCTGGTACACCTGGAATCCCCGGACCCGCTGGGCTGTCTTCTGTTGGAAAACCTGGACCATCTGGCATCCCTGGGGCAATGGGCCCAAGAGGAGAGCCTGGTCTGAAGGGACATCCTGGTATTCCTGGCCTTCCTGGTGCCAAAGGAGAGAGAGGCATTGGAGTTCCTGGAGTTCAAGGACCACCAGGCGCAGTTGGACCAATGGGCCCATCTGGCATGCCTGGCAAACCTGGAGTTGGTAAACCTGGAACCCCAGGCTATCCTGGAGAACCCGGAAAATCTGGTGCGCCAGGAAGAGATGGTTCTCCTGGCCCAATGGGAATTCCAGGACCGAAGGGTCACACTGGGGCTCCAGGCACAGGAGCACCAGGAAAACCAGGTCAGAATGGTACCCCAGGTCTGCCTGGACCTATGGGGGCTAAGGGTCCACAGGGTCCTGCTGGTCAGCCAGGCTCCCCTGGTATGCCAGGTGTTGGCAAAACAGGTGAACCTGGAATACCAGGTAGCAGAGGAGCTCCTGGTACTCCAGGAACCACCGGTCAGAAAGGAGAGCCAGGCCCGACGGGATACACTGGCCAGCCAGGTGCTCCTGGTCCTATTGGTCCAGCTGGTCCACAGGGAGCAAGAGGATTTCAAGGTGAAGGAGGCCCAGTGGGACCGAAAGGCGACATTGGAATGGTAGGTGCACCTGGCCCAAGAGGAACCAAAGGTGATCAAGGAGCTCAGGGTTTCACTGGAAAACCAGGTACCCCTGGAGCAGTAGGTCCTCCAGGACTTCCAGGTCATAACGGTGCTCAGGGTCCAAAGGGTGTTCAAGGTCACCCTGGTACCCCGGGACTCCCAGGTGCAAATGGTGCCCAAGGACTAAAGGGTCATACTGGCCCTCCAGGAGCCCCGGGTAAAAGTGGTGAGAGTGGAAGACCAGGACCAATGGGACCCGTTGGCCCCCCTGGTCCAGCAGGTCCTCAGGGACTCAAAGGCCATCCAGGTCATCCAGGCCCCCCTGGCCCAGCTGGCCTAACAGCAAAGGGAATTTCTGGCCCCCAGGGTCCCCCAGGAATTCCAGGTGCCAGAGGTCATGATGGTCTCCCAGGCCCTGCTGGTCCTCCAGGTCCACCAGGCCCACCAGGAGAGGTGATCTACCACCATGAGAAGAGCATGCCAATTAAGTCCCATGAAGTTGTGATGCCTCATGAGATGATAAAGGCTCCTATGTCCGCATTTAGTGCTGTGCTGACCACTGCCTACCCCCCAGCTGCAATCCCTATTCAGTTCAACCAGGTTCTGTACAATGGTGAGAATCATTATGATCCCCACAGTGGTGTATTTACCTGCCAGATCCCAGGTCTCTACTATTTCAGCTATCATATGCATGTCAATGGTGCCAATGCTTTGGTGGCTCTCTACAAAAATGAGGAGCCACTTGTTTTCACCTATGATGAGTACAACAAGGGATTTCTGGATCAGATGTCAGGCAGTGCTGTCCTTATGCTGCATGCAGGTGACAGAGTGTTTGTCCAGGTCCCCGATGAGGAGAGTAACGGTATTTTTGCTGCAGATAATGTTCACTGCTCCTTCTCTGGGTTCTTGATTGCCTCAACGTGA